tgtctgtgcaggtatcctggtcgcccattacctgcagtgcctgacgccggcctggcactgggcggggtctctgtattatatatattgtgtgcctgtgcaggtatcctggtcgcccattacctgcagagcgtgacgccggcctggcactgggcggggtctctgtattatatatatatattgtgtctgtgcaggtatcctggtcgcccattacctgcagagcgtgaCGCCCGGCCTGGCACTGGGTGGGGAGTTGGTGTATCACCGGCGTCCTGGCGAAGAAGGGACAGTCATATCCTTGGCTGGAAAATACTCCGGTAATGAGTGTAGCGTTTGTGTGTAATTattcgggtgtgtgtgtgtgtgtgtgtgtgtgtgtgtgtgtgtgtgtgtgtgtgtgtgtgtgtgtgtgtgtgtgtgtgtgtgtgtgtgtgtgtgtgtgtgggtgtgtgtgggtgtgtgtgggtgggtgtgggtgggtgtgggtgggtgtgggtgggtgtgtgtgggtgtgtgtgggtgtgtgtgggtgtgtgtgggtgtgtgtgggtgtgtgtgggtgtgggtgtgggggtgagagtgtgtgggtgagagtgtgtgggtgagagtgtgtgggtgagagtgtgtgggtgagagtgtgtgggtgagagtgtgtgggtgagagtgtgtgggtgagagtgtgtgggtgagagtgtgtgggtgagagtgtgtgggtgagagtgtgtgggtgagagtgtgtgggtgagagtgtgtgtgtgagagtgtgtgtgtgagagtgtgtgtgtgtgtgtgtgtgtgtgtgagagtgtgtgtgtgtgtgtgtgtgagagtgtgtgtgtgtgtgtgtgtgtgtgtgtgagagtgtgtgtgtgtgtgtgagagtgtgtgtgtgtgtgtgtgagagtgtgtgtgtgtgtgtgtgtgtgagagtgtgtgtgtgtgagagtgtgagtgtgtgtgtgggagtgggggtgagggtgggagagtgggagtttTACTGGTTTTGATCGGTGCTTCTCTAACAATTGTCTAATTCCGGTTATTCTCAAAGCTACAAACTGGACCGCGACGCTGACTCTGGGCCGCGCCGGCGCTCACGCTACATACTATCATAAAGCCAATGATCAGGTATGTGTCGTGGCGGAGGAGGAGCCCCAGGCCCTAACCGCTTgtgctcctccctcctctcccccctctcccccccaaccctcacCCTCTTCTCCTGTCTCTACGCCCCTCTCCCACTCAACCCCTTCTCCCTCTcaaccccttctccctctcccaccacttctccctctcccaccccttctccctctcccaccccttctccctctcccaccccttctccctctcccatcccttctccctctcccaccccttctccctctcccaccccttctccctctcccaccccttctccctctcccaccccttctccctctcccaccccttctccctctcccacccatcctctccctctcccacccctttccctctcccaccccttctccctctcccaccccttctccctctcccaccccttctccctctcccaccccttctccctctcccaccccttctccctctcccaccccttctccctctcccacccctttccctctcccacccctttccctctcccacccctttccctctcccacccctttccctctcccaccccttctccctctcccactcctttcccactcctttccctctcctcttcccctctccctcttctctccccctctccctctcctctccccctctccctctcctctctccctctcctctccctctctccctctcctctccccctctccctctcttctccccctctcactctccctctcctctcaccccctctccctttcacccccctctccctttcacccccctctccctttcaccccctctccctttcacccccctctccctttcacccccctctccctttcacccccctctccctttcattcccctctccctttctccccctttcacccccctccccctctctgccctctcctcttctcccccctctcctctccctcttctccccccttctccctccctcttctcccctctctcccccccttctccctccctcttctcccctctccccccttctccctctctccctctctccccttctccctctccccccttctccctctcccccccttctccctcttctctctccctctcctctccccctctccctttcaccccctctccctttcaccccctctccctttcacccctctccctttctccccctttcaccccctccccctctctgccctctcctcttctcccccctctcctctccctcttctcccctctcttctccccctctccccccttctccctctcccccctcttctccctctcccccctcttctccctctccacccctcttctccctctccccccctcttctccctctccccccctcttctccctctccccccctcttctccctctccccccctcttctacctctccccccctcttctccctctccccccctcttctccctctcccaccccttctccctctcccaccccttctccctctcccactcctttcccactcctttccctctcctcttcccctctccctcttctctccccctctccctctcctctccccctctccctctcctctctccctctcctccccctctccccctctccctctctctatctcctctccccctctccctctcttctccccctctccctctcactctccctctcctctcaccccctctcctctcaccccctctccctttcacccccctctccctttcacccccctctccctttcacccccctctccctttcattcccctctccctttctccccctttcacctccctccccctctctgccctctcctcttctcccccctctcctctccctcttctccccccttctccctccctcttctcccctctctcccccccttctccctccctcttctcccctcttctccctctcaccccctcttctccctctccccccccttctccctctccccccttctccctctccctccttctccctctccccccttctccctctcccccccttctccccctttcgcccccccttctcccccttttgccccccctttcgccccccctccccctcttcctccccctcttcctccccctcttcctccccctgctccctccccctcttcctccccctgctccctcattcctttccccccctgctccctcattcctctccccctgctccctcattcctctcccccctgctccctcattcctctcctccctgctccctcattcctctcccccctgctccctcattcctctcccccctgctccctcattcctctccccccctgctccctcattcctctcccccctgctccctcattcctctccccctttgctccctcattccccccccgctccctcattcctctcccccccgctccctcattcctctcccccccgctccctcattcctctcccccccgctccctcattcctctcccccccgctccctcattcctctcccccccgctccctcattcctctccccccgctccctcattCCTCTCCACCCCGCTACCTCAttcctctcccacccccgcttcctcattcctctcccccccgcttcatcattcctctccccccccgctccctcattcctcttcccccccgctccctcattcctctccccccccccgctccctcattcctctcccccccgctccccctcattcctccccccacccgctccctcattcctctctccccccctcattcctctcccccctgctccctcattcctctccccccccactccctcattcctctcccccccgctccccctcattcctccccccacccgctccctcattcctctctccccccctcattcctctcccccctgctccctcattcctctcccccccccgctccctcattcctctcccccccctgctccctcattcctttccccccctgctccctcattcctctccccctgctccctcattcctctcccccctgctccctcattcctctcccccctgctccctcattcctctccccccctgctccctcattcctctccccccctgctccctcattcctctccccctttgctccctcattccccccccgctccctcattcctctcccccccgctccctcattcctctccccccgctccctcattcctctcccccccgctccctcattcctctccccccgctccctcattCCTCTCCACCCCGCTACCTCAttcctctcccacccccgcttcctcattcctctcccccccgcttcatcattcctctcccccccgctccctcattcctcttcccccccgctccctcattcctctcccccccccgctccctcattcctctcccccccccgctccctcattcctctcccccccgctccccctcattcctccccccacccgctccctcattcctctctccccccctcattcctctcccccctgctccctcattcctctccccccccgctccctcattcctctcccccccctgctccctcattcctctccccccccgcttcctcattcctctccccccgctccctcattcctctccccccgctccctcattcctctcccccccgctccccctcactcctcccccccgctccctcattcctctctccccccctcattcctctccccccccgcttcctCATTCCtctacccccccgctccctcattcctctccccccccgctccctcattcctctccccccccgctccctcattcctctccccccccgctccctcattcctctctccccctcattcctctctcccccctcattcctctcccccccgcttcctcattcctcaccccccccgcttccgcattcctctccccccccccgctccctcattcctctcccccccgcaccctcattcctctctccccccccctcattcctctcccccccgctcgctcattcccttcccccccccctgctccctcattcctctctcccccccccgctccctcattcctctctcccccccccgctccctcattcCTCATGCCCCGttcactttcccctctccccccccccccctatagctGCAGGTTGGAGTGGAGTTTGAGGCCAGCACTCGTGTGCAGGACACCAGTGTCTCTCTGGGTTATCAGCTGGACCTTCCTAAAGCCAATCTGCTGTTTAAAGGTATGAGCAGTAACGTGCAgagccacacgagggcgctgcaGGACTGAGTTGGGAACTGTAGGCAAAGTTCTCACTATCAGTCCATCACCCCTCAGTCTCGCTCATTCCCCCCTGCCtggccctccccctccctctgtccctcccccactgtccctcctcctccctctgtccctcctcctccctctgtccctgtccctccctctgtccctgtccctccctctgtccctgtccctccctctgtccctgtccctccctctgtccctgtcccctcctctgtccctcgccccctcctctgtccctcgccccctcctctgtccctcgccccctcctcggtccctcgccccctcctctgtccctctccccctcctctgtccctctccccctcctctgtccctctccccctcctatgtCCGTCGCCCCCTCCTCTGTCCGTCGCCCCCTCCTCTGTCCGTcgccccctcctctgtccctcgccccctcctctgtccctcgccccctcctctgtccctcgccccctcctcgccccctcgccccctcctctgtccttcgccccctcctctgtccctcgccccctcctctgtccctcgccccctcctctgtccctcgccccctcctctgtccctcctctgtccctctctctgtgtctctctgtccccctctctccttgtgtccccctctctccccgtccctgacTCCCTTTCTCCCGCAGGCTCTGTGGACAGTAACTGGATAGTTGGTGCCAGCCTGGAGAAGAagctgcctcccctccccctcacgctGGCCATGGGAGCCTTCCTCAACCACAAGAAGAACAAGTTCCAGTGTGGCTTTGGCCTCACCATCGGTTAGCATGGACCTACCTCAGGCGTCGGTGGCTTTGCCCGTCTCCCTCCCCTCGGGTGGCTGCTAgcgctcccccttccctcctgtgCCCCTGTTCACTTCTAATCTCCTGCCTCAATTTATAGAGGGGAACGGAGGCTTTCTCCCGCTGTCCCCCCTGGGGTCCCTTCTTTCTCCCGCTGTCCCCCCTGGGgtcccttctttctccccgctgTCCCCCTGGGGTCTCATCTTTCTCCGTCCCTATCTGCTGTATTCAGGGTCCCTTCTTTCACCTCCTGGTGTAATTGGGGGTGCAGgtgatgccccccccccatatctgttCCTGTGAGGTGCAGTATCTGTGGGCCTAGCTGCTGGTAGGGTCCCCTCCCCAAAGTCCAGTCCTTTCTTCCGTGGTTAATTCCCCTGGGAGGGGTTCATGTGGCCCTCTGGCCACGTGGTCCTGCTTGTGACCCCTCTTTCAGGAGCATGGCTGTCTGGCCAGACTGTATGTAAATCATGTTTATAAGTTATACAAACGCTGATCTTTTACAGAAAAACTTAGCTGGAGCACAATGATAAGCTGGGCGCGCCCGGCATGCGAATAAACTCATTTCTCCAATGTCACTGTCTCCGGCTTGGGGTTTGGGTGGGTGCAGGTCCCCCCTTCATGGGTatcgaggggggaggggggttggagaGATTCCTGCCCCCCCCCGTCGCATCCCCCTGGGGCAAGGCTTTGGGCACTAGCCCAGGGGGACACTGGGGTGTTCAAGAGCAAAAGGTAACACGACTCCTGTTGACACTCCCCACATCACAAACTGATGTACACAACACGGAGCAAAGACCTTGCTACAGTGAAGCGGGTGCCCCCGCCTCTCGCCGGTCCTCCCcatcttttattatttatttctccacccccccccgtgtctttctctccccttctctttagtctctcttccccctgctcctctttcccttcccccctcctcatctttctcccttcctcccctctataaacaaacacaaacagagcccagtgctacatccaatggcaaaaatacaccgTGACATACCTGTATATCTCTTGTAaaatgggtcatttagtttaaccctttggccaaagcatctgaCCCTGCTGCCACTCACGCGGCATGACCATCGCACGGCCCAACGCGGAATAATCATCATATTCTGTAATAATCAGCGGCTGGTTCTAAATCTGAAAAAACgaggggtacaatggtttgtacaccaaaagaaattcacttaaatgcacacttacCAAAATTTAAAATCTAGCCTTTAATaatcaatccttaaaacatatattaccaatatataaatgtgaaaacatataaaaatagattaaataaatATCTAGTGCAACCAAACAGTCTTAATATATGTGCTCAATGCTGGAAAGTAAAAGACTGCACGGATGCTTATCAGCCTGAGTGAGCAGGAAAGCCCACTACCACATTGATCAGCCTAATGAATAATAACCTTCATAGGGGTGGTTGGCTCAAAGTCATAAGCAGAACCTAGACTAGTACTGCAagtcctgcctggccactgccctatatatatatagttggctgatctaatgaatggctgcctagtactgtattaaaacacccccatgaagggggctgacatcatcaaacacgcgtccaacgcgcgtttccctcctgctacggagcttcgtcagggacaaaatTGCACTAGATatttatttaatctatttttatatgttttcacatttatatattggtaatatatgttttaaggattgattATTAAAGGCTAGATTTTAAATTTTGgtaagtgtgcatttaagtgaatttcttttggtgtacaaaccattgcACCCCTcgttttttctgattcacttcagttcacagttgcacctacctttcattatcaattgtattattattattattattacactaatACACATTTAGTATGGTTTAGTCGATCACTCCCTTACCCCCCGCCTTTTGTGCAATtggttctaaatctgattgaaattcttatttacctggacaATACCGGGAAGAATACTCTGTATTAGGCACATTGTTTAGCGCCCGGGAAGAATACTCTGTATTAGGCACGTTGTATAGCGCCCGGGAAGAATACTCTGTATTAGGCACGTTGTATAGCGCCCGGGAAGAATACTCTGTATTAGGCACGTTGTATAGTGCCCGGGAAGAATACTCTgtattaggcacgttctatagcgcccgggaagaatactctgtattaggcacgttctatagcgcCCGGGAAGAATACTCTGTATTAGGCACGTTGTATAGTGCCCGGGAAGAATACTCTGTATTAGGCACGTTGTATAGTGCCCGGGAAGAATACTCTgtattaggcacgttctatagcgcccgggaagaatactctgtattaggcacgttctatagcgcCCGGGAAGAATACTCTGTATTAGGCACGTTGTATAGTGCCCGGGAAGAATACTCTGTATTAGGCACGTTGTATAGTGCCCGGGAAGAATACTCTgtattaggcacgttctatagcgcCCGGGAAGAATACTCTGTATTAGGCACGTTGTATAGCGCCCGGGAAGAATACTCTGTATTAGGCACATTGTTTAGCGCCCGGGAAGAATACTCTGTATTAGGCACGTTGTATAGTGCCCGGGAAGGATACTCTGTATTAGGCGCGTTGTATAGCGCCCGGGAAGAATACTCTGTATTAGGCACGTTGTATAGCGCCCGGGAAGAATACTCTGTATTAGGCACGTTGTATAGCGCCCGGGAAGAATACTCTGTATTAGGCACGTTGTATAGCGCCCGGGAAGAATACTCTGTATTAGGCACGTTGTATAGCGCCCGGGAAGAATACTCTGTATTAGGCGCGTTGTATAGCGCCCGGGAAGAATACTCTGTATTAGGCGCGTTGTATAGCGCCCGGGAAGAATACTCTGTATTAGGCACGTTGTATAGCGCCCGGGAAGAATACTCTGTATTAGGCACGTTGTATAGCGCCCGGGAAGAATACTCTGTATTAGGCACGTTGTATAGTGCCCGGGAAGAATACTCT
This DNA window, taken from Ascaphus truei isolate aAscTru1 unplaced genomic scaffold, aAscTru1.hap1 HAP1_SCAFFOLD_2026, whole genome shotgun sequence, encodes the following:
- the TOMM40 gene encoding mitochondrial import receptor subunit TOM40 homolog, encoding MEGVKLTVNKGLSNHFQVNHTLALSTVSDSSYHFGATYVGTQQLSSTEAFPVLVGDLDNSGSLNAQIIHQLSHHVRSKIALQTQQSKFVNWQLDTEYRGADFTAALTLGNPDILVGSGILVAHYLQSVTPGLALGGELVYHRRPGEEGTVISLAGKYSATNWTATLTLGRAGAHATYYHKANDQLQVGVEFEASTRVQDTSVSLGYQLDLPKANLLFKGSVDSNWIVGASLEKKLPPLPLTLAMGAFLNHKKNKFQCGFGLTIG